A genome region from Arthrobacter sp. SLBN-100 includes the following:
- the topA gene encoding type I DNA topoisomerase: MPSKAKTGKKLVIVESPAKSKTIAKYLGEGFIVEASIGHIRDLPQPSELPAELKKTSVGKFAVDIEHDFKPYYVVSPDKKKKVTELKAALKDADELYLATDGDREGEAIAWHLLEVLKPKVPVYRMTFGEITKEAIQRAMGNLRDVDSALVDAQETRRVLDRLYGYEISPVLWRKVARGLSAGRVQSVVTRMVVDRERERMAFKAASYWDLTGQFGADAGSFKAKLASVDGAKVASGRDFNDDGVLTSKNVAHLNEELATSLAAGLQDAEFRVRSVDTKPYTRRPAAPFTTSTLQQEAGRKLRFSSKSTMQVAQRLYENGYITYMRTDSSSLSDEAVTAARRQASELYGPEYIPQSPRVYTGKAANAQEAHEAIRPAGDSFRTPAQVAKQLSGDEFRLYELIWKRTVASQMADAKGSTATIRLGAVASDGRDAEFSASGTVITFPGFLAAYEEGKDETRGDDDSDEARRLPNVAKGDALTAADIIAIGHETSPPPRYTEASLTAELEKKGIGRPSTYASTISTIQDRGYVRKQGSALVPSWIAFSVIRLLEQHFSDYVDYEFTADMEGDLDKIANGQAVGASWLRHFYFGEDSDPGLLSIVNNLGEIDAREINSIPITDEITLRVGKFGPYLESSAATVDAKTGEIVESARANVPEDLAPDELTAAKAIELMETAAPEERVLGTDPHTGHTVVAKNGRYGAYVTEVIPEMTEEQIAAQPVEYYKNGKPKPPKKPVKAKPRTGSLFKSMTVESVTLDEALQLMSLPRVLGEDAEGNLITVQNGRFGPYLKKGTDSRSIGSEEEIFTITLDQALEIYSQPKQRGARAAVAPLAEFGPDPVSEKNIVVKEGRFGPYITDGITNITVPRATSLEELTREQAVELLAEKRAKGPVKRTATRKAPAKKKAAAKK; encoded by the coding sequence GTGCCAAGCAAGGCCAAAACCGGCAAGAAACTCGTGATTGTGGAGTCTCCGGCCAAGAGCAAGACCATCGCCAAGTACCTGGGCGAGGGCTTCATCGTAGAGGCCTCCATTGGTCACATCCGCGACCTGCCGCAGCCGTCCGAACTCCCCGCGGAGCTGAAGAAAACCTCGGTGGGCAAGTTCGCCGTCGACATTGAACACGACTTCAAGCCGTACTACGTGGTGTCCCCGGACAAAAAGAAAAAGGTGACCGAGCTCAAGGCTGCGCTCAAGGACGCCGACGAACTTTACCTCGCAACCGATGGGGACCGCGAGGGCGAAGCCATCGCGTGGCACCTGCTGGAAGTACTCAAACCCAAGGTCCCGGTGTACCGGATGACGTTCGGTGAAATCACCAAGGAAGCCATCCAGCGCGCCATGGGCAATCTGCGCGACGTCGATTCCGCCCTGGTGGACGCGCAGGAAACCCGCCGTGTGCTGGACCGCCTGTACGGCTACGAGATCTCCCCGGTGCTCTGGCGCAAGGTGGCGCGGGGCCTGTCCGCCGGCCGCGTGCAGTCAGTGGTCACGCGCATGGTGGTGGACCGCGAACGCGAGCGCATGGCGTTCAAGGCAGCCTCCTACTGGGACCTCACCGGCCAGTTCGGCGCCGACGCCGGCTCCTTCAAGGCCAAGCTCGCCTCCGTTGACGGCGCCAAGGTGGCCAGCGGCCGGGATTTCAACGACGACGGCGTCCTCACCTCCAAGAACGTCGCGCACCTCAACGAGGAGCTGGCAACGTCGCTGGCCGCCGGGCTGCAGGACGCCGAGTTCCGCGTCCGCTCCGTCGACACCAAGCCCTACACCCGCCGCCCGGCCGCGCCCTTCACCACCTCCACCCTTCAGCAAGAGGCGGGCCGCAAGCTGCGTTTCTCCTCGAAGAGCACCATGCAGGTGGCCCAGCGGCTGTACGAAAACGGCTACATCACCTATATGCGTACGGACTCCTCCTCGCTGAGCGACGAAGCCGTCACGGCTGCCCGGCGCCAGGCCTCCGAGCTGTACGGCCCCGAGTACATCCCGCAGTCGCCCCGCGTGTACACCGGCAAGGCAGCCAACGCCCAGGAAGCCCACGAGGCCATCCGCCCCGCCGGGGACTCCTTCCGCACCCCCGCGCAGGTGGCCAAGCAGCTGTCAGGCGACGAATTCCGGCTCTACGAGCTCATCTGGAAGCGTACGGTCGCCTCGCAGATGGCTGACGCCAAGGGTTCGACGGCGACCATCCGCCTGGGCGCCGTGGCTTCCGACGGGCGCGACGCCGAGTTCTCCGCCTCCGGCACCGTGATCACGTTCCCCGGTTTCCTGGCAGCCTACGAGGAAGGCAAGGACGAGACCCGCGGCGACGACGACTCCGACGAAGCCCGCCGCCTGCCCAACGTTGCCAAGGGCGATGCGCTCACGGCCGCCGACATCATCGCCATCGGCCACGAAACGTCACCGCCGCCGCGCTACACCGAAGCATCACTCACGGCGGAGCTGGAGAAGAAAGGCATCGGCCGCCCCTCCACCTACGCCTCCACTATCTCCACCATCCAGGACCGCGGCTACGTCCGGAAGCAGGGCTCGGCACTCGTTCCCAGCTGGATCGCCTTCTCCGTGATCCGGCTGCTGGAACAGCACTTCAGCGACTACGTGGACTACGAGTTCACCGCTGACATGGAAGGCGACCTGGACAAGATCGCCAACGGCCAGGCCGTGGGAGCCTCCTGGCTCCGGCACTTCTACTTCGGCGAGGACTCCGATCCGGGCCTGCTGAGCATCGTCAACAACCTTGGCGAGATCGACGCGCGGGAAATCAACTCCATTCCCATCACGGACGAGATCACCCTCCGGGTGGGCAAATTCGGGCCGTACCTGGAAAGCTCCGCCGCCACCGTGGACGCCAAGACGGGGGAGATCGTGGAGTCGGCGCGTGCCAACGTGCCGGAGGACCTTGCCCCCGATGAACTGACCGCCGCCAAGGCCATTGAGCTGATGGAGACGGCCGCTCCCGAGGAGCGCGTGCTGGGTACGGACCCGCACACCGGGCACACCGTCGTCGCCAAGAACGGCCGGTACGGTGCGTACGTCACCGAGGTCATCCCGGAGATGACCGAGGAACAGATCGCCGCCCAGCCGGTGGAGTACTACAAGAACGGCAAGCCCAAGCCGCCTAAGAAGCCGGTCAAGGCCAAGCCGCGCACCGGCTCGCTGTTCAAGTCAATGACCGTTGAGTCCGTGACCCTGGACGAGGCACTTCAGCTGATGAGCCTGCCCCGCGTGCTGGGGGAGGACGCCGAAGGCAACCTCATCACCGTGCAGAACGGCCGGTTCGGTCCGTACCTGAAGAAGGGCACCGACTCCCGCTCGATCGGTTCGGAGGAGGAGATCTTCACCATCACGCTGGACCAGGCGCTGGAAATCTACTCGCAGCCGAAGCAGCGCGGCGCCCGTGCCGCCGTCGCGCCACTGGCGGAGTTCGGCCCGGATCCGGTGTCGGAGAAGAACATCGTGGTGAAGGAAGGCCGCTTCGGCCCCTACATCACTGACGGGATCACCAACATCACCGTTCCCCGCGCCACCTCCCTGGAGGAACTCACCCGCGAGCAGGCCGTTGAGCTCCTGGCCGAGAAACGCGCCAAGGGCCCGGTCAAGCGCACCGCCACCCGCAAGGCTCCCGCCAAGAAGAAGGCCGCGGCGAAGAAGTAG
- a CDS encoding DUF7059 domain-containing protein, with the protein MPNSPYEFTAGNTPDAPRSDLPDLLAALAADLRAVEYTLDGVANLLGESAYTALNRDQTIPALLAAERAVRRDDGAKALAAVVRLWLLAEPQLEETLDAALPGIRAEGLLALGLAEPVPGSALLAAKADLRPYGWDVNEDGSGGAELWVASDLAAHQQEGVLRHDHVLGIGQASTTLVQTTFRRHTVRALDLGTGCGIQAFHLLHHCEHVTATDISERALAFTRFNILLNAEALSVDPDRLEDRVSLRLGSLLEPVAGEEFGLVVSNPPFVITPRSAGEDTSEQFTYRDGGLPGDEIVSSLVRTLPSVLAPAGTAQLLGNWEVIAGTSWQERPQSWAGSGVDAWFIQRELVSPEEYAETWLRDASEGRDRQHYRDAYAAYLADFESRNVAGIGFGMVLLRRPPLPGQAPFHRFEEITYPIEQPIGPHLGAALERQDWLAANRIEDAHLLVADDVTEERHQRPGAEHPGVILLRQGAGLRRTNLLSTELAGFVSACDGDLTAGQIAGALEALLGGEGAFDAGTFRSGLLTEAANLVRDGFLIPATY; encoded by the coding sequence GTGCCTAATTCCCCGTACGAGTTCACTGCCGGCAACACCCCCGACGCGCCCCGCAGCGACCTTCCGGACCTGCTCGCCGCCCTTGCCGCGGACCTGCGCGCCGTGGAGTACACGCTCGACGGCGTAGCCAACCTCCTGGGCGAATCGGCCTACACCGCCTTGAACCGGGACCAGACCATCCCCGCACTGCTGGCTGCCGAGCGCGCCGTGCGGCGGGATGACGGCGCGAAGGCGCTTGCCGCCGTCGTCCGCCTGTGGCTCCTCGCCGAGCCGCAGCTGGAGGAAACGCTCGACGCCGCCCTGCCAGGTATCCGCGCCGAAGGCCTGCTGGCACTGGGGCTGGCAGAGCCCGTTCCCGGCAGCGCGCTCCTGGCCGCCAAAGCCGACCTGCGGCCCTACGGCTGGGACGTAAATGAAGACGGCAGCGGCGGCGCCGAACTGTGGGTGGCCAGCGACCTCGCGGCGCACCAGCAGGAAGGGGTGCTCCGGCACGACCACGTCCTGGGCATCGGGCAGGCCTCCACCACCCTGGTGCAGACAACGTTCCGCCGCCACACAGTGCGGGCACTGGATCTAGGCACGGGCTGCGGCATCCAGGCCTTCCACCTGCTGCACCACTGCGAGCACGTGACGGCGACGGACATTTCCGAACGGGCCCTCGCCTTTACCCGCTTCAATATCCTGCTGAACGCAGAGGCCCTGTCCGTGGACCCGGACCGGCTGGAGGACCGGGTAAGCCTGCGCCTCGGCTCGCTGCTGGAGCCGGTGGCCGGCGAGGAATTCGGACTGGTGGTCTCCAACCCGCCCTTCGTCATCACGCCGCGCAGTGCGGGGGAGGACACCTCCGAACAGTTCACCTACCGCGACGGCGGCCTGCCGGGCGATGAAATTGTCTCCTCGCTCGTCAGGACACTGCCGTCCGTCCTCGCCCCTGCCGGAACGGCCCAGCTTTTAGGCAACTGGGAGGTTATAGCGGGAACGTCATGGCAGGAACGGCCGCAAAGCTGGGCCGGTTCGGGCGTGGACGCCTGGTTCATCCAGCGCGAACTGGTCAGCCCGGAGGAGTACGCCGAGACGTGGCTGCGCGACGCCTCCGAGGGCCGGGACCGCCAACACTACCGGGACGCATACGCGGCCTACCTTGCAGACTTCGAGTCCAGGAACGTCGCGGGGATCGGCTTCGGCATGGTGCTGCTGCGCCGGCCGCCCTTGCCGGGGCAAGCCCCCTTTCACCGGTTCGAGGAAATCACGTACCCCATTGAGCAGCCCATCGGCCCGCACCTGGGTGCCGCTTTGGAACGCCAGGACTGGCTGGCGGCCAACAGGATCGAGGACGCGCACCTGCTGGTGGCGGACGACGTGACCGAGGAAAGGCATCAGCGGCCCGGCGCCGAGCACCCGGGCGTGATCCTGCTGCGCCAGGGCGCCGGCCTGCGCCGGACCAACCTGCTCAGCACCGAACTCGCCGGGTTCGTCTCCGCCTGCGACGGTGACCTCACCGCCGGGCAGATCGCCGGTGCGCTGGAGGCGCTGCTGGGCGGGGAGGGAGCGTTCGACGCCGGCACATTCCGGAGCGGTTTGCTCACCGAAGCAGCCAACCTGGTCCGGGACGGCTTCCTGATTCCAGCCACGTATTAA
- the trhO gene encoding oxygen-dependent tRNA uridine(34) hydroxylase TrhO, producing MALNRIVLFYGFTPIADPDAVRLWQRALCEKLGLTGRILISTDGINATVGGEIGAVKQYVKTTREYKGFHGIDVKWSDGGADDFPRLSVKVRDEIVSFGAPGELKVDANGVVGGGKHLKPEELHELVDARKQGGEDVVFFDGRNAFEAQIGRFKDAIVPDVTTTHDFIKELESGKYDALKDKPVVTYCTGGIRCEVLSSLMVNRGFKEVYQLDGGIVRYGETFKDQGLWEGSLYVFDKRMHLEFSEDAKTIGQCTRCAAPTSKFENCSNPSCRTLTLYCAECAASPDTLRCPEGCTA from the coding sequence GTGGCTTTGAACCGAATCGTCCTTTTTTACGGATTTACCCCCATCGCTGATCCCGACGCCGTGCGGCTCTGGCAGCGTGCCCTCTGCGAAAAGCTGGGACTGACCGGCCGCATCCTGATCTCCACGGACGGCATCAACGCAACTGTCGGCGGCGAGATCGGCGCCGTGAAGCAGTACGTCAAGACCACCCGTGAGTACAAAGGTTTCCACGGCATCGACGTTAAGTGGTCCGACGGCGGCGCGGATGACTTCCCGCGGCTCAGCGTCAAAGTGCGCGACGAGATCGTCTCCTTCGGCGCCCCCGGCGAACTCAAGGTGGACGCCAACGGCGTGGTGGGCGGAGGCAAGCACCTCAAACCCGAAGAGCTGCACGAACTCGTCGACGCCAGGAAACAGGGCGGGGAAGACGTGGTCTTCTTCGACGGCCGGAACGCCTTCGAAGCACAGATCGGCCGCTTCAAGGACGCCATTGTCCCGGACGTCACCACCACCCATGATTTCATCAAGGAGCTCGAGTCCGGGAAATACGACGCCCTCAAGGACAAGCCCGTGGTCACCTACTGCACCGGCGGCATCCGCTGCGAGGTGCTGTCCAGCCTGATGGTCAACCGCGGCTTTAAAGAGGTGTACCAGCTGGACGGCGGGATCGTGCGCTACGGCGAAACCTTCAAGGACCAGGGCCTCTGGGAAGGCTCGCTCTACGTGTTCGACAAACGCATGCACCTCGAGTTCAGCGAGGATGCCAAAACTATCGGCCAATGCACCCGCTGCGCGGCTCCCACCAGCAAGTTCGAAAACTGCTCCAACCCGAGTTGCCGCACCCTCACCCTGTACTGCGCGGAGTGCGCGGCCAGCCCGGACACCCTGCGGTGCCCCGAAGGCTGCACGGCCTAA
- a CDS encoding GNAT family N-acetyltransferase, with amino-acid sequence MSPETMVNDITGLLEVWVAGWAGCRGYRTSSEGRFPAALRSDTTGEWEFFASEPTDTEFAVLAAKTAEVPARVLTVLTNDPARYSDLARQHGLNVTSDSQAMMIVDMETQDAEDPWLSDDDLSLATYEQDGVHYAEVRSADTVAASGRVYVVGDTAVFDKIITEPAFQRRGLGSFIMRALAAQAFGHDVQSGLLLASVDGQKLYSHLGWSTVSRVLMLSASHEGSDLSS; translated from the coding sequence ATGAGCCCGGAAACCATGGTTAACGACATCACTGGCCTTCTCGAAGTGTGGGTGGCCGGCTGGGCGGGCTGTCGCGGTTACCGGACATCCTCCGAAGGCCGCTTTCCCGCCGCGCTCCGCTCTGACACCACCGGTGAATGGGAATTTTTCGCGTCCGAGCCAACGGATACCGAGTTTGCCGTTCTCGCGGCCAAGACGGCGGAAGTGCCGGCCAGGGTCCTCACGGTCCTGACCAACGACCCCGCCCGTTATTCGGACCTTGCCCGGCAGCACGGGCTGAATGTGACCTCCGATTCCCAGGCCATGATGATCGTGGACATGGAAACCCAGGACGCCGAAGATCCGTGGCTTTCAGACGACGACCTTTCCCTGGCGACCTACGAGCAGGACGGCGTGCACTACGCGGAGGTGCGCTCCGCTGACACTGTGGCCGCCAGCGGCCGGGTTTATGTGGTGGGCGATACCGCCGTGTTCGACAAAATCATCACCGAGCCGGCCTTCCAGCGGCGCGGCCTTGGAAGTTTCATCATGCGGGCGCTGGCGGCGCAGGCCTTTGGGCACGATGTCCAGAGCGGGCTGCTGCTGGCGTCCGTTGACGGCCAGAAGCTTTATTCGCATCTTGGCTGGAGCACTGTTTCGCGCGTGCTGATGCTTTCGGCATCCCACGAGGGCTCCGACCTGTCGAGCTAA
- a CDS encoding DEAD/DEAH box helicase: MNPHDSLIPLLGRGPDPEQLRHVRTIPAREAVHEAWPSWVHPDLVAAYGALGVQQPYRHQVAAADIAHGGEHVVVATGTASGKSLAYQLPALDAIHRSELRVLADPGKIHDDGAVTLYLSPTKALAADQLNAIRALQLPTVRAETYDGDTDPASRRWIRDHANFILANPDMLHFGILPNHAWWAGFFRRLRYVIVDEAHSYRGVFGSHVANLMRRLRRICSYYGAGSTFPEPVFIAASATASEPDVSFARLIGAPVKAVSEDGSPHGATTVAFWEPALTEIRGENGAKERRTAVAETSDLLANLVSAHIRTIAFIKSRRGAETISSITKRLLDEVDPSLPQRVAAYRSGYLPEERRAVEKALRSGRLLGVSSTSALELGIDISGLDAVLVAGWPGTRASLFQQIGRAGRAGQDAIAAFVASDDPLDTFLVNHPEAIFDVSVEATVFDPGNPYVLGPHLCAAAAELPLGPAELDLFGSTAGMLLDRLVAQGYLRRRPAGWFWTHSQSAAAMVNLRADGGGPVSIVDADTGSLLGTMDSPQTHYQAHTGAVYIHQGDSYVVEELNEDDHCVVVRRANPDYYTTARDVTQIEVLETQRTAMWGNVSLHFGDVKVTTQVVSFQRKALISNEILGEEPLDLGARELFTKAVWFVVDNRSLTAAGLIEAQFPGALHAAEHAAIGLLPLVASSDRWDIGGVSTALHADTGVPTIFVYDGHPGGAGFAERGFDKAKVWLAATRDAIKACECESGCPSCVQSPKCGNKNNPLDKAAAVTLLDVLLKDSTEASSDSAEALR; encoded by the coding sequence GTGAACCCCCATGACTCCCTGATTCCCTTGCTGGGCCGCGGCCCGGACCCGGAACAGCTGCGTCATGTCCGCACCATCCCTGCCCGCGAGGCGGTGCACGAGGCGTGGCCGTCATGGGTCCACCCGGATTTGGTTGCTGCCTACGGTGCGCTCGGCGTCCAGCAGCCCTACCGCCACCAGGTTGCAGCCGCTGACATCGCCCACGGCGGCGAACACGTTGTGGTGGCCACCGGCACGGCTTCCGGAAAGTCGCTCGCCTACCAGCTGCCGGCATTGGATGCCATCCACCGTTCCGAGCTGCGGGTTCTCGCCGATCCCGGGAAGATCCATGACGACGGCGCCGTCACCCTTTACCTGTCCCCCACCAAAGCCCTCGCAGCCGACCAGTTGAACGCCATCCGGGCCCTGCAACTGCCCACCGTCCGCGCGGAAACCTACGACGGCGACACCGACCCGGCGTCCCGGCGATGGATCCGGGACCACGCCAATTTCATCCTCGCCAACCCGGACATGCTGCACTTCGGCATCCTTCCCAACCACGCCTGGTGGGCGGGGTTCTTCCGGCGCCTTCGCTATGTGATCGTGGACGAGGCCCACAGCTACCGGGGCGTCTTCGGCTCGCACGTGGCCAACCTGATGCGCCGGTTGCGGCGGATCTGCTCTTACTACGGGGCCGGCTCCACCTTCCCCGAGCCGGTGTTCATTGCCGCTTCAGCCACAGCATCTGAACCGGACGTCTCCTTCGCACGGCTCATCGGCGCCCCGGTGAAGGCCGTGTCTGAGGACGGTTCGCCGCATGGCGCCACCACCGTGGCGTTCTGGGAACCGGCGCTGACGGAAATCCGCGGCGAGAACGGCGCCAAGGAACGGCGGACGGCGGTGGCTGAGACTTCCGACCTGCTGGCGAACCTGGTGTCGGCACACATCCGCACCATTGCCTTCATCAAGTCGCGCCGCGGAGCGGAGACCATCTCCTCCATCACAAAGCGCCTGCTGGACGAGGTAGACCCGAGCCTGCCGCAGCGGGTGGCGGCCTACCGCTCCGGGTATCTGCCCGAGGAACGCCGGGCCGTGGAGAAGGCGCTGCGCTCCGGCAGGCTGCTGGGTGTTTCCAGCACGTCAGCGCTGGAACTGGGGATCGACATCTCGGGGCTGGACGCTGTTTTGGTAGCCGGCTGGCCCGGCACCAGGGCCTCACTGTTCCAGCAGATCGGGCGGGCCGGCAGGGCAGGACAGGACGCTATCGCGGCCTTTGTTGCCAGTGACGATCCGCTGGACACCTTCCTGGTGAACCATCCGGAGGCCATCTTCGACGTCTCGGTGGAAGCCACTGTTTTCGACCCCGGCAACCCCTACGTGCTGGGACCCCATCTTTGCGCTGCGGCCGCCGAACTGCCGCTTGGACCGGCTGAGCTGGACCTGTTCGGGAGCACGGCCGGGATGCTTCTCGACCGCCTGGTGGCCCAGGGGTATCTCCGGCGCCGCCCTGCGGGATGGTTCTGGACCCATTCCCAGAGTGCGGCCGCCATGGTGAACCTGCGGGCCGACGGCGGCGGGCCGGTCAGTATTGTTGATGCCGATACCGGCTCCCTCCTCGGGACGATGGACTCGCCCCAGACCCACTACCAGGCGCACACCGGCGCCGTTTACATCCACCAGGGGGACAGCTACGTGGTGGAGGAGCTCAACGAAGACGATCACTGTGTGGTGGTCCGCCGCGCCAATCCCGACTACTACACCACCGCCCGCGACGTGACCCAGATCGAGGTGCTGGAAACCCAGCGCACCGCCATGTGGGGTAACGTTTCCCTGCACTTCGGCGACGTAAAGGTCACCACCCAGGTGGTTTCCTTCCAGCGCAAGGCCCTGATTTCCAACGAGATCCTTGGCGAGGAACCCCTCGACCTCGGCGCCCGGGAGCTGTTCACGAAGGCAGTGTGGTTTGTGGTGGACAACCGGTCGCTCACTGCCGCCGGCCTGATCGAAGCCCAGTTCCCTGGCGCCCTGCATGCGGCGGAGCATGCGGCAATCGGCCTGCTTCCACTGGTGGCTTCGAGCGACCGGTGGGACATCGGGGGTGTTTCGACTGCCTTGCATGCCGACACCGGGGTGCCCACCATTTTTGTGTATGACGGGCACCCTGGCGGGGCCGGCTTTGCCGAGCGCGGTTTCGACAAGGCGAAGGTGTGGCTGGCCGCGACGCGGGATGCCATCAAGGCCTGCGAATGCGAGTCCGGCTGTCCCTCCTGCGTCCAGTCGCCCAAGTGCGGGAACAAGAACAACCCGCTGGACAAGGCGGCCGCGGTCACGCTGCTCGATGTCCTGCTGAAAGATTCCACCGAGGCCAGCTCCGACAGCGCCGAAGCCCTGCGCTGA
- a CDS encoding Rv3654c family TadE-like protein, which yields MRTTVEARHAPDGTERGSGTVLAAGLALMVMIVMALLLLLAQSAVLASRSAAAADLAALAAADALRGVTHGEPCGAAAEVAARHAATVVSCSEGAGQTVEVRTELIERTMLGTASGHARAGPPP from the coding sequence GTGAGAACGACTGTGGAGGCCAGGCACGCCCCGGACGGCACGGAACGCGGCTCGGGCACCGTCCTGGCGGCGGGTCTCGCGTTGATGGTGATGATAGTGATGGCGCTTCTGCTGCTCCTGGCGCAGTCGGCCGTTCTGGCCAGCAGGTCCGCCGCAGCTGCTGATCTTGCTGCACTCGCCGCGGCGGACGCGCTGCGCGGGGTCACTCACGGGGAACCGTGCGGTGCAGCAGCGGAAGTCGCGGCACGCCATGCCGCCACAGTGGTCAGCTGCTCCGAGGGTGCGGGCCAGACTGTGGAAGTCCGGACGGAGCTGATCGAACGGACCATGCTGGGGACGGCAAGCGGCCACGCCCGGGCCGGGCCTCCACCCTGA
- a CDS encoding TadE family type IV pilus minor pilin → MTGVPEAVRLRRARERGAVTAEFAVALPAVLLLLAMLLTGAAAGVTQLRLEEGARAGARALARGDDAAAVERIVRTLSGASVSAAVAAEGEWLSVTVTGRVGGPLGSSIPWTLTARASTRSETAAAGPATPSAAAAAAGAG, encoded by the coding sequence ATGACCGGTGTCCCGGAGGCGGTGCGCCTTCGGCGAGCGAGAGAGCGCGGCGCCGTTACCGCAGAGTTTGCCGTGGCACTGCCTGCAGTCCTGCTGCTCCTTGCCATGCTGCTCACAGGTGCAGCGGCCGGTGTCACCCAGTTGCGGCTGGAGGAAGGAGCCCGGGCGGGAGCCCGCGCACTGGCCCGCGGGGACGATGCCGCCGCCGTGGAAAGGATCGTGAGGACCCTTTCGGGAGCATCGGTGTCCGCGGCTGTTGCGGCGGAGGGCGAATGGCTCAGCGTCACAGTCACCGGCCGGGTAGGGGGCCCGCTGGGGTCATCGATTCCGTGGACGCTGACGGCCCGCGCCTCAACCCGTAGCGAGACAGCTGCAGCGGGCCCGGCCACGCCGTCGGCGGCTGCGGCTGCGGCAGGCGCCGGATGA
- a CDS encoding DUF4244 domain-containing protein translates to MSINQDRDYAAGTAVLAAAPSNIRRRGAAAQSADASPTRATSLPANVVELYPGITARHRTGIRRLLGSEAGMATAEYAITTLAAVGFAGLLVFILRSEEVRGFLLNLIRTALALP, encoded by the coding sequence ATGTCCATCAACCAGGACCGCGACTACGCCGCCGGAACCGCAGTGCTCGCAGCAGCCCCGTCAAACATCAGACGGCGCGGGGCCGCAGCCCAATCAGCTGATGCATCCCCGACCCGGGCTACATCACTGCCAGCCAACGTGGTGGAGCTCTACCCGGGCATCACCGCCCGGCACCGCACAGGCATCCGAAGACTGTTGGGATCAGAAGCAGGCATGGCAACGGCCGAGTATGCCATCACCACTTTGGCGGCCGTCGGTTTTGCCGGGCTGCTGGTCTTCATCCTTCGCAGCGAGGAAGTGCGCGGCTTCCTGCTGAACCTGATCCGCACGGCGCTGGCCTTGCCATGA
- a CDS encoding type II secretion system F family protein, which yields MTEPLLQALALLAILATAACLIGTGKGRARKRLIASTSQHSHPLNYPRSAGKRPRNRDGPGGLQDTAMMLELVAAMLDAGSGIGRSLDLVSASASSQYRDSLRPVVSALAIGTDWETAWRSSAVRLPGILELRDALGFAALTGAPSSAILYAQAATLRRERFRKAEKRAASLGVKLVVPLGLCSLPAFICLGVVPVLLALVPSGS from the coding sequence ATGACCGAACCATTGCTGCAGGCGCTCGCGCTCCTGGCCATATTGGCCACCGCGGCCTGTCTCATAGGCACCGGGAAGGGCCGCGCACGGAAGCGGCTGATCGCGTCCACGTCGCAACACTCTCATCCGCTGAACTATCCAAGGTCGGCAGGCAAACGGCCACGCAACAGGGATGGTCCGGGCGGCCTGCAGGACACCGCCATGATGCTCGAACTCGTCGCCGCGATGCTGGACGCCGGGTCCGGCATTGGCCGTTCCCTCGATCTCGTCTCTGCTTCCGCCTCCTCCCAGTACCGGGACTCGCTCCGTCCGGTCGTTTCCGCACTGGCGATCGGGACGGACTGGGAAACAGCGTGGCGAAGCTCTGCCGTCAGGTTGCCCGGGATTCTGGAGCTGCGGGATGCCTTGGGGTTTGCGGCGCTGACAGGCGCCCCGTCGTCGGCGATCCTCTACGCCCAGGCTGCAACGCTTCGCCGGGAGAGGTTCCGGAAAGCCGAAAAGCGCGCTGCGTCCCTCGGCGTCAAGCTGGTGGTGCCGCTGGGACTGTGTTCGCTGCCTGCCTTTATCTGCCTCGGCGTAGTTCCCGTTTTACTGGCCCTGGTTCCGTCGGGATCGTAA